The following coding sequences lie in one Myxococcales bacterium genomic window:
- a CDS encoding cytochrome c codes for MRAPAIWSSRRSWLLASMLACSGCRGQTSHEPPIVPIRNMYNQPRYNPQAESPFFADRRTMRPHVEGTIAREMVIDAELATGVLSDHSGYVLQVPQAVPDALGGIKAMLERGEERFGIYCSPCHGLSGNGQGMIIKRGMLAPPSFHDPRIRTLPDGQIFATLSNGMGNMPPYQHSIPIYDRWAIVSYLRTLELAQAPRAVVQDSAVRATEEAAP; via the coding sequence ATGCGCGCCCCAGCAATATGGTCTTCAAGGAGGTCATGGCTGCTCGCGAGCATGCTTGCGTGCAGCGGGTGCCGAGGGCAAACATCTCATGAGCCGCCCATTGTGCCGATTCGTAACATGTACAACCAACCGCGTTACAATCCGCAGGCCGAGAGCCCATTTTTCGCGGATAGACGTACCATGCGCCCGCATGTGGAGGGCACCATTGCCCGAGAGATGGTTATCGATGCCGAGCTGGCAACGGGGGTGCTAAGCGATCATAGCGGATATGTCTTGCAGGTGCCGCAGGCGGTTCCAGACGCGTTGGGCGGGATAAAGGCGATGCTGGAGCGTGGTGAGGAGCGCTTTGGTATCTACTGTTCCCCCTGTCATGGTTTAAGCGGCAATGGGCAAGGCATGATCATCAAGCGCGGCATGCTTGCGCCGCCGAGCTTTCACGATCCTCGCATTCGCACCCTGCCAGACGGTCAGATATTTGCGACACTCAGCAACGGGATGGGCAACATGCCGCCGTATCAACATTCCATTCCCATCTACGATAGGTGGGCTATCGTGAGCTATCTACGCACGCTCGAACTTGCTCAGGCGCCACGGGCAGTCGTGCAAGATTCGGCTGTCCGGGCCACCGAGGAGGCCGCGCCATGA
- a CDS encoding DUF3341 domain-containing protein: protein MTPSTSLKPAVVLAEFGTPAACLKAAASLRDAGYKHFDAHTPYPVHGMDQAMGLRQSPMGWLSLMGGLVGAISAYVMIWWMNGVDYPLVVGGKPPGSVLSMIPVIFEVTILLCGFATFFGLLHLMKLPRHHHPVFTSDRFAACSDDKFFLSVEASDPQFEVAKIQDLFRQLSPLSIEVIEEES from the coding sequence ATGACGCCGTCAACTTCCCTCAAACCGGCTGTGGTGCTTGCAGAGTTCGGTACGCCCGCGGCCTGTTTGAAGGCGGCAGCAAGTCTCCGCGATGCAGGGTACAAACACTTCGATGCGCATACGCCATACCCCGTGCACGGCATGGATCAAGCGATGGGACTTCGTCAGAGCCCCATGGGATGGCTATCATTAATGGGAGGTCTTGTCGGCGCCATATCCGCGTATGTCATGATCTGGTGGATGAACGGCGTTGATTATCCGCTGGTGGTTGGAGGTAAGCCGCCTGGCTCGGTGCTATCCATGATTCCCGTCATATTTGAAGTGACCATTCTTCTTTGTGGGTTTGCCACATTTTTTGGGCTCCTGCATTTGATGAAACTTCCCAGGCATCACCACCCGGTGTTTACATCCGATCGGTTTGCAGCATGCTCGGATGACAAGTTTTTTCTATCTGTCGAAGCCTCAGATCCCCAATTTGAGGTTGCCAAAATTCAGGATTTGTTTCGCCAACTGTCACCTCTCAGTATAGAGGTGATTGAGGAGGAATCCTGA
- the nrfD gene encoding polysulfide reductase NrfD, producing MTYHAPIKAIGESSLLDPRMDFKRVTDAVSRPTERKAPRGWWILFSISLVGTCILLVSLVYLVCMGIGVWGNTSPIAWGWDITNFVWWIGIGHAGTLISAILFIFRQGWRTSINRFAEAMTIFAVICAGLFPAIHVGRVWLAYYMFPLPNQMGIWPNFKSPLIWDVFAVSTYFTISLLFWYTGLIPDLATLRDRSITRVRRIVYGALALGWRGSHRHWQHYERAYLILAGISTPLVLSVHSVVSFDFATSVLPGWHTTIFPPYFVAGAVFSGFALVLTLLVIARVVFDLKDIVRMQHLELMNKFMLATGSMVGYAYAMEFFIAWYSGNEYERYVFINRALGPYAWAYWTMITCNVLVPQFFWFKRFRTSLPFMFAASILINIGMWFERFVIIATSLHRDFLPSSWGYFRPTLVDIGIFVGSIGLFLTLFLLFLRWAPMIAIAEVKGVLAKGDPHFHGDEASV from the coding sequence ATGACCTATCATGCTCCGATCAAGGCGATTGGCGAGAGCTCGCTTCTCGATCCGCGGATGGATTTCAAGCGTGTAACTGACGCAGTGAGCCGACCTACGGAACGCAAAGCGCCGCGTGGCTGGTGGATACTCTTTAGCATCTCCCTCGTAGGGACTTGTATTCTGCTGGTCAGCCTTGTGTACCTCGTTTGCATGGGGATCGGAGTCTGGGGCAATACCTCGCCCATCGCGTGGGGTTGGGATATCACCAACTTCGTCTGGTGGATCGGGATTGGTCATGCTGGCACTTTGATCTCGGCCATCTTATTCATATTTCGGCAGGGCTGGAGAACATCGATCAATCGCTTCGCGGAGGCGATGACGATATTCGCCGTAATATGCGCCGGCCTCTTCCCGGCGATTCACGTGGGTCGCGTGTGGCTCGCGTATTATATGTTTCCCTTGCCCAACCAAATGGGCATTTGGCCAAATTTTAAAAGCCCGCTGATTTGGGACGTGTTTGCCGTCAGCACCTATTTCACCATTTCACTCCTGTTTTGGTACACGGGCCTCATCCCCGATTTAGCGACGCTGAGAGATCGATCTATCACCCGTGTGCGGCGCATCGTTTACGGAGCCTTGGCGCTCGGATGGCGAGGGTCTCACCGTCACTGGCAGCACTACGAGCGGGCGTATTTGATACTCGCCGGGATATCGACTCCTTTGGTGTTGTCCGTACACTCCGTGGTGAGCTTCGACTTCGCGACGTCGGTGCTTCCCGGCTGGCACACCACCATATTTCCACCGTACTTCGTGGCGGGTGCAGTGTTTTCCGGCTTCGCATTGGTGCTAACGCTGCTGGTTATTGCGCGAGTGGTGTTTGATCTCAAAGACATCGTGCGGATGCAACACCTCGAGCTCATGAATAAGTTCATGCTCGCGACCGGTTCTATGGTTGGCTACGCCTATGCGATGGAGTTTTTTATCGCGTGGTACTCGGGCAACGAGTACGAGCGCTACGTTTTCATCAATCGCGCGCTAGGTCCCTATGCGTGGGCATACTGGACTATGATTACGTGCAACGTCTTGGTGCCGCAATTTTTTTGGTTCAAGCGGTTTCGAACGAGCTTGCCGTTCATGTTTGCAGCTTCGATCTTGATAAATATTGGCATGTGGTTCGAACGCTTCGTGATCATAGCCACCTCACTTCACCGAGACTTTTTGCCATCGTCTTGGGGTTATTTTAGGCCGACCCTTGTTGATATCGGCATCTTTGTTGGCTCGATTGGTCTTTTCCTCACCTTGTTTTTGCTGTTTTTACGCTGGGCCCCGATGATTGCCATCGCGGAAGTCAAAGGTGTGCTGGCCAAAGGCGATCCTCACTTTCATGGCGACGAGGCGAGCGTATGA
- a CDS encoding quinol:cytochrome C oxidoreductase codes for MTDLNPSNAQASTFRIPVSDPWAHVWKALAALAAVGGVAAWFGYTGNPERFAFSYLFAFLCFLFIGLGAIFYVLILHLTSAGWGVSTRRTAEFFCTGVPVLALLFLPILAVLQHLYPWYGHDVPQTKVSFNATLRGHAEEQPGSIGEQHAVHPLSAPQTANGAAIRHTSGGGHHAAHLAHEAVVQKKHAYLNQPFFLIRALLYFAVWIFLAWRVVSLSLKQDETKDPHNTVKLKRMSAPGIIVLALTLTFASFDWIMSLEPAWYSTIFGVYLFGSSAVAIFAVVIVTTLALRAGGFLADAVNVEHYHDLGKLMFGFIVFWAYIGFSQLLLIWYAGLPEEATFYHLRWDGGLWQRLSLFLLVGHFFFPFALILSRNAKRKLAVLGFAAVWMLVLHVVEMYWFVMPYYSAGHFEMHWLDLACLLWVGGIYTAVVFRRMTRHALIPIGDPRLDRSLRFENP; via the coding sequence ATGACTGATCTCAATCCGAGCAACGCTCAGGCATCGACCTTTCGGATTCCCGTTTCAGATCCCTGGGCCCACGTATGGAAGGCGTTGGCTGCCCTGGCGGCGGTAGGCGGAGTAGCGGCTTGGTTTGGATACACAGGAAACCCAGAACGCTTTGCGTTTTCTTACCTTTTCGCATTTCTGTGCTTTCTGTTCATCGGCCTCGGCGCAATTTTTTATGTGTTGATATTGCACCTGACAAGCGCCGGCTGGGGGGTGAGTACGCGACGCACAGCGGAGTTTTTCTGCACGGGGGTTCCTGTTCTCGCACTTCTGTTCCTCCCAATACTCGCCGTTCTGCAGCACCTTTATCCCTGGTATGGGCATGACGTCCCTCAAACCAAAGTGTCATTCAATGCCACATTGCGCGGCCATGCGGAGGAGCAACCCGGCTCTATCGGAGAGCAGCATGCTGTGCATCCCCTGTCCGCTCCTCAGACGGCCAATGGCGCGGCCATTCGGCATACTTCCGGCGGCGGCCATCACGCGGCCCACCTCGCCCATGAAGCGGTTGTACAGAAGAAACACGCTTACCTCAACCAACCATTTTTTCTGATACGGGCGTTGCTGTACTTTGCCGTGTGGATATTTTTGGCGTGGAGGGTGGTGTCGCTGTCCCTCAAGCAAGACGAAACCAAAGATCCACATAATACCGTCAAGCTGAAACGCATGTCGGCTCCCGGAATCATCGTCCTTGCGCTGACCCTAACATTCGCTTCGTTTGATTGGATCATGTCGCTAGAGCCCGCATGGTATTCGACCATTTTTGGGGTCTACCTCTTTGGCAGCTCGGCTGTGGCCATCTTTGCGGTGGTGATTGTTACAACTCTGGCGCTAAGGGCGGGTGGATTCTTGGCTGATGCAGTCAATGTGGAGCACTATCACGACCTCGGAAAGTTGATGTTTGGGTTCATTGTGTTCTGGGCGTACATCGGCTTCTCGCAGTTGTTGCTCATCTGGTATGCTGGGCTTCCTGAGGAAGCCACCTTTTACCACCTCCGCTGGGACGGCGGGCTGTGGCAGCGGCTCAGCCTCTTTCTGCTCGTCGGCCATTTTTTCTTCCCCTTCGCGCTGATCCTATCCCGAAATGCAAAGCGCAAGCTTGCGGTCCTCGGCTTTGCCGCCGTGTGGATGCTTGTGCTTCACGTGGTGGAAATGTATTGGTTCGTGATGCCCTACTACTCAGCAGGGCACTTTGAAATGCACTGGCTGGATCTGGCGTGCTTGCTTTGGGTAGGTGGTATATACACCGCGGTCGTGTTCCGTCGGATGACCCGACATGCTTTGATTCCGATAGGGGATCCGCGGCTAGACCGTTCATTACGTTTTGAGAATCCTTAG